In Cyanobacteriota bacterium, a single genomic region encodes these proteins:
- a CDS encoding glycosyltransferase: MSPRYALVHEWLTPKATGGSELVVAAILNRINADLYALIDFESSNVDSYLYGRSIGTTFLQHFPLARNGVQKYLPLLPLAIEQLDLRNYDIILSSSHAVAKGVLTSPQQLHVCYCHTPMRYAWDLTFDYLATSRLGRGLPGIVTRYFLHRLRQWDVTSANRVDYFIANSSHTARRIWRCYRRPAKVIYPPVNTRRFSLQHTKQDFYITVSRLVGYKQIPLIVRAFNQLGRPLVVIGNGPDLSLIKAIARPNVQVLGWQPDSVVAHYMAHAKAFVYAACEDFGIAPVEAQACGTPVIAYGVGGTQETVRDLQRYPDKATGVLFSRQTEADIVQAVEHFETHNSAFHPDQI, from the coding sequence GTCGCCAAGATATGCACTGGTTCATGAATGGTTGACTCCAAAGGCTACTGGCGGTTCAGAGCTAGTAGTGGCAGCAATTTTGAACCGAATCAATGCTGATCTATACGCCCTAATTGACTTTGAATCGAGCAATGTAGATAGCTATCTCTATGGGCGTTCGATTGGTACAACATTTCTGCAACACTTTCCCTTAGCCCGTAATGGCGTACAGAAATATCTACCACTGCTGCCTCTGGCGATCGAACAGCTTGACCTCCGCAACTACGACATTATTCTTTCCTCTTCCCATGCTGTTGCTAAGGGCGTTTTAACCAGCCCTCAACAGCTACATGTCTGTTACTGCCACACTCCCATGCGTTATGCCTGGGACTTGACCTTCGACTACTTGGCAACTAGCCGTCTAGGGCGCGGACTTCCTGGCATCGTCACGCGATATTTCTTGCATCGTCTACGCCAGTGGGATGTCACTAGTGCTAATCGCGTTGACTACTTCATTGCTAACTCATCCCATACAGCTCGGCGCATCTGGCGTTGCTATCGTCGTCCCGCTAAGGTCATCTATCCACCCGTCAACACCCGCCGATTTTCACTTCAACACACCAAGCAAGATTTTTACATCACCGTATCTCGACTGGTGGGTTATAAGCAAATTCCTCTGATTGTAAGAGCATTTAACCAACTGGGACGACCACTGGTTGTCATCGGTAATGGGCCAGATTTGTCCCTGATTAAAGCGATCGCCCGTCCAAATGTCCAAGTCTTGGGTTGGCAACCTGACAGCGTTGTTGCCCATTACATGGCCCACGCTAAAGCGTTTGTCTATGCTGCCTGTGAAGACTTTGGTATCGCTCCGGTAGAGGCCCAAGCCTGCGGCACTCCAGTAATTGCCTACGGAGTGGGTGGTACCCAAGAAACAGTACGTGACCTGCAACGTTACCCTGACAAGGCTACAGGTGTCCTGTTTTCCAGACAAACAGAGGCTGATATTGTGCAAGCTGTGGAACATTTTGAAACTCATAATTCTGCATTCCATCCGGATCAGATCC